One window of Gloeothece citriformis PCC 7424 genomic DNA carries:
- the lexA gene encoding transcriptional repressor LexA: MEPLTQAQQELYDWLCEYIRTSQHAPSIRQMMKAMNLRSPAPIQSRLERLRSKGYIDWTEGKARTIRILHQPAVGIPIYGSIAAGGLVEPFTDIEEKLDLTSFFQQPNWFALRVTGDSMIEDLITDGDMVIMRPLDPDENLKNGEIVAARVGGHGTTLKHYYLEGEKVTLQPSNPNYRPIEVGLHEVEIQGILVGVWREKN, from the coding sequence ATGGAACCCCTCACACAAGCCCAACAAGAGCTATATGATTGGCTATGCGAGTATATCAGAACCAGTCAACACGCTCCTTCTATTCGTCAGATGATGAAGGCCATGAACCTTAGATCTCCAGCGCCGATCCAAAGTCGTTTGGAACGGTTACGCTCAAAAGGTTACATTGACTGGACAGAAGGAAAAGCTCGCACCATTCGCATTCTCCATCAACCGGCGGTAGGAATACCCATTTATGGGTCGATCGCAGCCGGGGGACTGGTAGAACCCTTTACCGACATCGAAGAAAAACTGGATCTGACCAGTTTCTTCCAACAACCCAATTGGTTTGCCTTGAGGGTGACGGGGGACAGTATGATCGAAGACCTCATCACTGATGGGGATATGGTGATTATGCGCCCTTTAGATCCCGATGAAAACCTCAAAAATGGGGAAATTGTCGCCGCTAGAGTCGGTGGTCATGGCACGACCTTAAAACACTATTATCTTGAAGGAGAAAAAGTCACCTTACAACCTTCTAACCCTAACTATAGACCGATTGAAGTCGGACTTCATGAAGTTGAAATCCAAGGGATCTTAGTCGGTGTTTGGCGAGAAAAAAATTAA
- a CDS encoding ribonucleotide-diphosphate reductase subunit beta: MVLIQTNLSQTMPKTPIFNPDGDDRIENRTMWFGNITNLMQLNDVRYNWAVGLYKQMRENFWIPERLDITQDVTDYWNLTDEERYAFDGILSYLTFLDSIQTCNIPHLKSSVTAPEISLCMAEQISQEGMHNQAYQYMIETIIPLEKRNQVYDFWRTDKVLKARCEFIAGLYQKYIDTPSIENYFVALMADYLLEGLYFYNGFIYFYNLASRMLMPGSADIFKMINRDELSHVRLYQRIIVEAMETFPHSVEQIYEMFDTAVQHECRWTNHIVGDNILGITESSTEQYTKYLANHRLNTIGLKPLYEDEKYKKSPYSHLERFSDTKKDAHTKANFFEATVTSYVMSSGVTGWDEI; the protein is encoded by the coding sequence ATGGTATTAATCCAGACGAACTTATCTCAAACAATGCCCAAAACCCCGATTTTTAATCCCGATGGAGATGATAGAATAGAAAATCGGACGATGTGGTTTGGAAATATTACTAACTTAATGCAACTGAACGATGTTCGGTACAATTGGGCAGTGGGATTATATAAACAAATGCGGGAAAACTTTTGGATTCCCGAACGGTTAGATATTACCCAAGATGTAACGGATTATTGGAATTTAACCGATGAAGAAAGATATGCCTTTGATGGAATTTTATCCTATTTAACCTTTTTAGATTCAATCCAAACTTGTAACATTCCTCATCTAAAATCTTCGGTGACTGCCCCAGAAATTAGCCTCTGTATGGCGGAACAAATTTCACAAGAAGGGATGCACAATCAAGCTTATCAATACATGATTGAAACCATTATTCCCCTAGAAAAAAGAAACCAAGTTTATGATTTTTGGCGCACTGATAAAGTTTTAAAAGCTCGATGTGAATTTATTGCCGGACTCTATCAAAAATATATTGATACCCCCTCAATTGAGAATTATTTTGTCGCTTTAATGGCAGATTATTTATTAGAAGGGCTTTATTTTTATAATGGGTTCATTTACTTTTATAATTTAGCATCCAGAATGCTGATGCCCGGTTCTGCGGATATTTTCAAAATGATTAATCGAGATGAATTAAGTCATGTTAGATTATATCAACGGATTATTGTCGAAGCAATGGAAACTTTTCCCCATTCCGTTGAGCAAATTTACGAAATGTTTGACACCGCCGTTCAACATGAATGTCGTTGGACTAATCACATTGTCGGGGATAATATTTTAGGGATTACAGAATCTAGCACCGAACAATACACTAAATATCTAGCTAATCATAGACTTAACACTATTGGCTTAAAACCTCTTTATGAAGATGAAAAATATAAAAAGAGTCCCTACAGCCATTTAGAACGATTTTCCGATACTAAAAAAGACGCTCACACTAAAGCCAATTTCTTTGAAGCCACCGTTACCAGTTATGTTATGTCTTCTGGGGTAACCGGTTGGGACGAAATTTAA
- a CDS encoding DUF29 domain-containing protein produces MSKKNLKAFQSNLTVILWHLLKYKYQPGKRSKSWRTTLLIHRKRLATAFLDTPSLKPLFTEVFDKCYQKARKEASIETGLSIETFPLVSPFTPEEVLDLEYLPE; encoded by the coding sequence ATGAGCAAGAAAAACTTAAAAGCTTTTCAGAGCAATCTAACGGTTATTCTCTGGCATCTTCTCAAATATAAATATCAGCCCGGTAAAAGAAGTAAAAGCTGGAGAACAACCCTACTGATACATCGAAAAAGATTAGCTACAGCTTTTTTAGACACTCCTAGCTTAAAACCCTTGTTTACAGAAGTATTTGATAAATGTTATCAGAAAGCCAGGAAAGAAGCCTCAATAGAAACTGGCTTATCTATAGAAACCTTTCCCCTTGTATCTCCCTTTACACCTGAAGAAGTTTTAGATCTTGAATATTTACCGGAATAA
- a CDS encoding DUF29 domain-containing protein, with protein MDKTLYNQDYYLWLDTTAQLLKEGKFSDLDVENLLEEIVSLKLQERQAIREHLTIVLSHLLQYKYQSEHRTNNCRLVLFQHRDELDQYLNDSPSLKSFFREVFDECYDTAKRLAAIETDLPRETFPPDTPFKLEQVLDTEYLPE; from the coding sequence ATGGATAAAACCCTATACAATCAAGATTACTACCTTTGGTTAGACACAACCGCCCAACTGTTAAAAGAGGGTAAATTTTCCGATTTAGATGTAGAAAATTTATTAGAAGAAATTGTATCTCTTAAACTGCAAGAAAGACAAGCGATTAGAGAGCATTTGACGATTGTTCTTTCTCATCTTCTTCAATACAAATATCAATCCGAACACAGAACTAACAACTGTAGATTAGTTTTATTTCAACATCGAGATGAATTAGACCAATATTTAAACGATAGCCCTAGTTTGAAATCATTTTTTAGAGAAGTCTTTGATGAATGCTATGACACGGCTAAAAGACTAGCAGCAATAGAAACTGATTTACCTAGAGAAACTTTTCCGCCTGATACTCCTTTTAAGCTTGAACAAGTTTTAGATACTGAATATTTACCCGAATAA
- a CDS encoding ribonucleotide reductase N-terminal alpha domain-containing protein — protein sequence MQQILPNSTRTKASQTVSQSTVSSSTGNHLSHHTSKIQVVKRDGSKAALNIAKIREVVEWACVGKDVNPIALEAGLTTRLRNGITTREIQDNLINCALEMCSPEEPDWRYVAGRLHIWSLWKDTLANRGYQYGNYDQTVKTKIDHNQYDRRILVYSSEELQEAGTWINSDWDTDYDYAGAVLLTSRYLLPDELPQEALLTCALLLASVETPENRLKWARKFYEAIAKRQISLATPILANLRVPNGSLTSCFISAIDDNLESIFSEVTNTAKISKNGGGVGINVSRIRATGSWVMNKPNASGGVIPWIKILNDTAIAVNQGGRRAGAVTISLDIWHLDVPEFLEMQTENGDQRRKAYDIFPQLVMADEFMRRVIHKQEWTLVDPYEIRTKFGVELAELWGEEFEQVYSKIETAIHNGEITLYKRVNARELFKHIMRSQLETGMPYLAFKDTINRANPNKHEGYIPGVNLCVAGETKILTDRGQIPIADLVGEKVNIWNGSEWSEVLIKKTGENQPLLKVHFSNGEYLECTYYHHFWVQDSYRSQPRLVQAKDLNPEDKLIKYRLPLIESDNDIDFPYAYTSGFFSGDGTYDGLGKPEIDLYGVKKDLLPLLTIRNKYYGGGSSDRGTQWRIEREEIGIYSDIKQDRLICKLPLDIPAKFTVPLNGYTIKSRLEWLAGLLDADGTVSRHGSNESLQIASVNRQFLLDIRLMLQTLGVDSKVTSMNEMGYQLLPDGKGGYKEYLCQSKYRLLISSIGLFQLGQLGLKTHRLQWTLREPQREASQFIKVVEVELTCRRDDTYCFNEPLRHLGMFNGILTGQCTESFSNVKPGLESHCCNLVSLNLANLDNSDLEDTCKIAVRLLDNTIDLTHPPFEAAKNHNNLYRTIGVGCMGLADWLAKRRLSYEHLTDISHLFEEIGYWCTLSSMELSQERGAYACFPGSDWSQGKLIGSKPVEWFIENAHHPERWAKLAEDIQLYGIRNSHITAIAPNTSSSLVQGCTASVLPVYSRFFYDKWAKGAVPIAPPFIKESFWFYPENKTYDQNKVVKAIAVMQQWIDTGISMELLFNLNQGVYFPEDPERFLKAKDIYDTLILAWREGCKAVYYIRTVQKDNFKDSDNSCSSCAN from the coding sequence ATGCAACAAATCTTACCGAATTCAACCCGTACAAAAGCCTCTCAAACTGTTAGTCAATCAACTGTTTCTAGTAGTACAGGGAATCATTTATCTCATCACACCAGTAAGATTCAAGTCGTTAAACGCGATGGGTCTAAGGCGGCCTTGAATATTGCTAAAATACGGGAAGTGGTGGAATGGGCTTGTGTCGGTAAGGATGTTAACCCCATCGCTTTAGAAGCTGGACTGACTACCCGCCTCAGAAACGGCATTACAACGCGAGAAATACAAGATAACCTGATTAACTGCGCCTTAGAAATGTGTAGCCCCGAAGAACCGGACTGGCGTTATGTAGCCGGCAGACTCCACATCTGGAGTTTGTGGAAAGACACCCTCGCTAACCGGGGATATCAATATGGGAACTACGACCAAACCGTTAAAACTAAAATAGACCATAATCAATACGATCGACGCATATTAGTCTATTCCTCTGAAGAATTACAAGAAGCCGGAACTTGGATTAATTCAGATTGGGATACCGATTATGATTATGCTGGGGCAGTCTTATTAACCAGTCGCTATCTCTTACCCGACGAATTACCGCAAGAAGCGTTACTGACTTGTGCTTTATTATTAGCTTCCGTAGAAACCCCCGAAAATCGCTTAAAATGGGCGCGGAAATTTTATGAAGCTATCGCCAAGCGTCAAATTTCCCTAGCTACCCCAATCTTAGCTAATTTGAGAGTTCCTAACGGATCTTTGACCAGTTGTTTCATCAGCGCCATCGACGATAATTTAGAAAGTATCTTTTCAGAAGTCACCAACACCGCCAAAATCTCTAAAAATGGGGGAGGAGTCGGTATTAATGTTAGTCGTATTCGCGCCACCGGTAGCTGGGTGATGAACAAACCTAACGCTTCTGGAGGGGTCATTCCTTGGATTAAAATTCTCAATGATACGGCGATCGCAGTTAACCAGGGAGGAAGACGCGCCGGTGCTGTTACCATTAGTTTAGATATCTGGCATCTCGATGTCCCGGAATTTCTGGAGATGCAAACAGAAAACGGCGATCAACGCCGCAAAGCTTATGATATCTTTCCTCAGTTAGTCATGGCTGATGAATTTATGCGTCGCGTCATTCATAAGCAGGAATGGACATTAGTCGATCCGTATGAAATTAGAACTAAGTTTGGAGTAGAATTAGCGGAACTTTGGGGCGAAGAATTTGAACAAGTTTACTCAAAAATAGAAACCGCCATCCATAACGGGGAAATTACTCTATATAAACGAGTCAATGCCCGGGAATTATTTAAACATATCATGCGATCGCAACTAGAAACCGGGATGCCCTATCTCGCCTTTAAAGATACCATCAATCGGGCAAATCCTAATAAACATGAGGGTTATATACCTGGAGTTAATCTTTGTGTAGCCGGAGAAACCAAAATTTTAACCGACAGAGGTCAAATTCCCATTGCTGACTTAGTCGGAGAAAAGGTTAATATTTGGAATGGTTCAGAATGGTCAGAGGTTTTAATTAAAAAAACCGGAGAAAACCAACCTTTGTTAAAAGTTCACTTCTCCAATGGGGAATATTTAGAGTGTACTTATTATCATCATTTTTGGGTTCAAGATAGTTACCGTTCCCAACCTCGTCTAGTACAAGCTAAAGATTTAAACCCTGAAGATAAATTAATTAAGTATCGTCTTCCCTTAATTGAATCTGATAATGATATCGATTTTCCCTATGCCTATACATCGGGTTTCTTTTCTGGAGATGGGACTTATGATGGGTTAGGTAAACCTGAAATAGATCTGTATGGGGTGAAAAAAGACTTGTTACCTCTGCTGACTATCCGTAATAAATATTATGGAGGCGGGTCATCAGATAGAGGAACTCAATGGCGCATTGAACGGGAAGAAATAGGGATTTATTCTGACATTAAACAAGATAGACTCATCTGCAAACTTCCTTTAGATATACCGGCTAAATTTACCGTTCCTCTCAACGGTTATACCATCAAATCCCGTTTAGAATGGTTAGCTGGATTATTAGATGCGGATGGAACAGTTAGTCGTCATGGGTCAAATGAATCTTTACAAATTGCCTCAGTTAATCGACAATTCTTACTCGATATTCGTCTCATGTTACAAACTTTAGGCGTTGACTCAAAAGTCACCTCTATGAATGAGATGGGTTATCAATTATTGCCAGATGGAAAAGGAGGTTATAAAGAGTATCTTTGTCAATCAAAATACCGTTTACTGATTTCTTCTATTGGACTATTTCAACTAGGACAACTGGGACTTAAAACCCATCGCTTACAATGGACATTGAGAGAACCTCAAAGAGAAGCAAGTCAATTTATTAAAGTTGTTGAAGTTGAATTAACTTGTCGTCGAGATGACACTTACTGCTTTAATGAACCGTTGCGCCATTTAGGAATGTTTAACGGAATTTTAACCGGACAATGTACTGAATCATTCTCCAATGTTAAACCCGGCCTAGAGTCTCATTGCTGCAACTTAGTTAGCCTTAATTTAGCCAATTTAGACAATTCGGATCTAGAAGATACTTGTAAGATTGCTGTCCGGTTGTTGGATAATACCATAGACTTAACCCATCCTCCCTTTGAAGCCGCTAAAAATCACAATAATTTATATCGCACCATTGGGGTAGGATGTATGGGGTTAGCGGACTGGTTAGCAAAACGTCGTCTATCCTATGAACATTTAACCGATATTAGTCATCTATTTGAAGAAATTGGGTATTGGTGTACTCTCTCTTCAATGGAATTATCCCAAGAAAGAGGCGCTTATGCTTGTTTTCCGGGGAGTGATTGGAGTCAGGGTAAATTAATTGGCTCAAAACCGGTAGAATGGTTCATAGAAAATGCTCATCATCCCGAAAGATGGGCAAAACTCGCCGAAGATATTCAACTCTATGGCATCCGTAACTCCCATATTACCGCGATCGCCCCTAATACGTCTTCGTCTTTAGTCCAAGGGTGTACCGCCAGCGTTTTACCGGTTTATAGTCGTTTCTTCTATGATAAATGGGCAAAAGGAGCAGTTCCCATCGCCCCACCCTTTATTAAAGAAAGTTTCTGGTTTTATCCGGAAAATAAAACCTATGACCAGAATAAAGTGGTTAAAGCGATCGCTGTCATGCAACAATGGATCGATACAGGGATTTCGATGGAATTGTTGTTTAATCTGAATCAAGGAGTATATTTCCCCGAAGATCCCGAAAGATTCCTCAAAGCTAAAGATATCTATGATACTTTGATTTTAGCGTGGCGAGAAGGCTGTAAAGCGGTTTACTATATTCGGACAGTACAGAAAGATAACTTTAAAGATAGTGATAATAGTTGTTCTTCCTGTGCTAATTAG
- the purM gene encoding phosphoribosylformylglycinamidine cyclo-ligase: MDYKEAGVDVEAGRNFVEKIKKKVESTHRPEVLGGLGGFGGFFQIPSGYQEPVLVSGTDGVGTKLKLAQGLNCHHTVGIDLVAMCVNDVLTSGAQPLFFLDYLATGQLNPQQLAEVVEGIVEGCHLSHCALLGGETAEMPGFYGVGEYDLAGFCVGIVEKSLLLDGSQVQIGDAVIGLASSGVHSNGFSLVRKIVETQGLSWDFCPDILEGKSLGEVLLTPTQIYVKPILEALSSNLKIHGMAHITGGGLPENLPRCLQANQSVQINPNSWEILPIFTWLAQAGQVSPSAMFNTFNMGIGFVVIVPVDQAETTLNWFNNKGIKAYQMGEVIEGTGHLVGLDF; this comes from the coding sequence ATGGACTATAAAGAAGCTGGTGTTGACGTTGAAGCAGGGCGAAATTTTGTCGAAAAAATCAAAAAAAAGGTAGAAAGTACCCATCGACCAGAAGTATTGGGAGGTTTAGGTGGATTTGGTGGGTTTTTTCAAATTCCCTCCGGTTATCAAGAACCCGTATTAGTCTCAGGAACTGATGGAGTCGGTACAAAATTAAAGTTAGCCCAGGGACTCAATTGTCATCACACGGTGGGGATAGACTTAGTGGCAATGTGTGTTAATGATGTGTTAACCTCTGGGGCCCAGCCGTTATTTTTTTTAGATTATTTAGCAACAGGCCAATTAAATCCCCAACAATTAGCCGAAGTGGTAGAGGGGATTGTTGAAGGATGTCATTTGAGTCATTGTGCCCTTTTAGGAGGGGAAACCGCCGAAATGCCGGGTTTTTATGGAGTAGGAGAATATGATCTAGCCGGATTTTGTGTCGGAATAGTTGAGAAAAGTTTGCTATTAGATGGGTCTCAAGTTCAAATCGGAGATGCGGTCATTGGATTAGCCAGTAGTGGGGTTCATAGTAATGGGTTTAGTTTAGTTAGAAAAATTGTCGAGACTCAGGGATTATCTTGGGATTTTTGCCCAGATATTTTAGAGGGGAAATCTTTAGGAGAGGTTTTGTTAACACCGACACAAATTTATGTGAAGCCAATTTTAGAAGCCTTGAGTTCTAATCTCAAAATTCACGGCATGGCCCATATTACTGGGGGAGGATTACCGGAAAATTTACCCCGTTGTCTTCAGGCAAATCAGTCCGTACAAATTAATCCTAACAGTTGGGAAATTTTGCCTATATTTACATGGTTGGCGCAAGCCGGCCAAGTCAGTCCCTCAGCCATGTTTAACACCTTTAATATGGGGATTGGATTTGTGGTTATTGTTCCTGTAGACCAAGCTGAGACGACCTTAAACTGGTTTAACAATAAAGGAATTAAGGCTTATCAAATGGGTGAGGTTATTGAAGGAACAGGGCACTTAGTTGGATTGGACTTTTAG
- a CDS encoding septal ring lytic transglycosylase RlpA family protein, producing the protein MNQNIWSGITTAVLATVIGTTTNLVCSYSQTIASNSNPEDNSVESQSSLTPTVLPSQTNHIWANSLENPIATIYPHEWQGKLAVTLRVRDIPVLTFLENGKPEKNLRNNSEGNKEITEEYLSQSESVKQAKSIASRLNQLHQENLDATQITVAWNAQTKTYDIKIKDEVLVRINQTIILPDTTNKKEVDALQATNRLRRLMGDAPPLSEIVGKTKTKSPPTQTATKLNPYKRGIASWYGPGFHGRRTANGERYNQNGLTAAHRYLPFGTKVRVTNLNNGRSVTVRINDRGPFIGGRIIDLSAGAAGAIGMFGSGIAPVSLEIID; encoded by the coding sequence ATGAATCAAAACATTTGGAGTGGAATTACTACGGCTGTTTTAGCAACAGTTATTGGGACGACAACCAACTTAGTCTGTTCCTATAGTCAAACGATTGCTTCTAACTCAAATCCAGAAGACAATTCTGTTGAATCTCAGTCGTCTTTAACGCCCACAGTCTTACCTTCTCAAACCAATCACATCTGGGCAAATTCTCTGGAAAACCCTATTGCGACTATATATCCTCATGAATGGCAAGGAAAATTAGCAGTAACCCTTCGGGTTCGTGATATTCCAGTTTTAACCTTCCTCGAAAACGGTAAACCTGAAAAAAATCTTAGGAACAATTCCGAAGGCAACAAAGAAATTACCGAAGAATATTTATCGCAAAGTGAATCCGTTAAACAAGCCAAAAGTATTGCATCTCGGCTGAATCAATTGCACCAAGAAAACCTAGATGCGACTCAAATTACTGTGGCTTGGAATGCTCAAACTAAAACCTATGACATCAAAATTAAAGATGAAGTTTTAGTCAGGATTAATCAAACAATAATTCTGCCAGACACGACCAACAAAAAAGAGGTAGACGCTTTACAAGCAACCAACCGACTCAGACGGTTAATGGGAGATGCTCCCCCCTTAAGTGAAATTGTAGGAAAGACAAAAACCAAGTCTCCCCCTACCCAAACAGCCACAAAACTCAATCCCTATAAACGAGGTATTGCCTCTTGGTATGGTCCGGGGTTTCATGGACGACGTACCGCCAACGGAGAACGATACAACCAAAACGGCTTAACGGCGGCTCATCGTTATTTACCTTTTGGCACTAAAGTTCGAGTCACTAATCTTAATAATGGTCGTTCTGTCACGGTTCGTATTAACGATCGCGGCCCATTTATCGGCGGACGGATCATCGATCTCTCGGCGGGTGCGGCTGGTGCTATCGGAATGTTTGGTAGTGGGATAGCCCCCGTATCCCTTGAAATCATCGACTAA
- a CDS encoding bifunctional pantoate--beta-alanine ligase/(d)CMP kinase → MRLFTTVAGLRSHLKHQRQNKTIGLVPTMGALHIGHQSLIKSAKTETDLVVVSIFVNPIQFTPTEDLQKYPRHLAQDRQLCENLGVDVIFAPSPEIMGMAEDSNTSSSEDMTRVIPPATMTSHLCGQFRPGHFTGVATIVTKLFNIINPDIAYFGEKDAQQLAIIRRIVEDLNIPVEIRGCPTIREPSGLAYSSRNQYLTPQQQEQASILYQSLQRAKQAFLGGERETASLIKIVEQELSSSDPINIQYVNLVDPKTLTPLTRVDHAGLLAIAAYLGSTRLIDNIILLNRKPIIAIDGPAGAGKSTVTRRVAQELGLMYLDTGAMYRAITWLVLNSNINLEDEAAIAELVSQVNLELTPKGIKINGEDVTEAIRTLQVTAHVSAISAMESVRQALVKQQQSYGQKGGIVAEGRDIGTHVFPNAELKIFLTASVQERARRRLQDLIESGQGDITVNQLEQDIQLRDYRDSHRKFAPLQKATDAIEIITDGLTIEDVTAKIITLYREVVK, encoded by the coding sequence GTGCGTCTGTTTACTACGGTTGCGGGTTTGCGATCCCATCTCAAACATCAACGACAAAATAAAACCATCGGTTTAGTTCCCACTATGGGCGCTTTACACATCGGCCATCAAAGTTTAATTAAGTCGGCTAAGACGGAAACTGACTTGGTGGTGGTGAGTATTTTTGTCAACCCGATCCAATTTACCCCCACCGAAGATTTACAAAAATATCCCCGTCACTTAGCCCAAGATCGTCAGTTATGCGAAAATCTTGGGGTTGATGTCATTTTTGCCCCCTCTCCAGAAATCATGGGCATGGCAGAGGATAGCAATACTTCCTCTTCGGAGGACATGACAAGGGTTATTCCCCCAGCAACGATGACCTCACATTTATGTGGACAGTTTCGCCCAGGCCATTTTACCGGCGTGGCTACTATAGTCACGAAGTTATTTAATATTATTAATCCGGATATCGCCTATTTTGGCGAAAAAGATGCCCAGCAATTAGCTATTATTCGCCGTATTGTTGAAGATTTAAATATTCCTGTGGAGATTAGAGGTTGTCCCACTATTCGAGAACCTTCCGGCTTGGCTTATAGTTCCCGGAATCAATATCTCACTCCTCAACAACAAGAACAAGCCTCTATCCTCTATCAAAGTTTACAACGGGCTAAACAAGCTTTTCTTGGGGGAGAGAGAGAAACCGCCTCTTTAATTAAAATCGTTGAGCAAGAATTATCTTCTAGTGACCCGATTAACATTCAATATGTTAATCTCGTTGATCCCAAAACCCTAACCCCCTTAACCCGCGTCGATCATGCCGGCTTATTGGCGATCGCTGCTTATTTAGGATCAACTCGTCTGATTGATAATATTATCCTCCTTAACCGAAAACCGATTATTGCCATAGATGGCCCTGCCGGTGCCGGTAAATCTACGGTGACTCGTCGAGTTGCCCAAGAATTAGGATTAATGTATTTGGATACGGGGGCCATGTATCGGGCGATCACTTGGTTAGTGCTTAATTCTAACATTAACCTAGAGGATGAAGCCGCGATCGCTGAATTAGTCTCTCAAGTCAACCTCGAATTAACCCCTAAAGGCATTAAAATTAATGGGGAAGATGTGACAGAAGCGATCCGTACTCTTCAAGTGACTGCCCATGTCTCTGCTATTTCGGCGATGGAATCAGTCCGTCAAGCGTTAGTTAAACAACAGCAAAGTTACGGACAAAAGGGGGGAATCGTCGCAGAAGGACGAGATATAGGAACTCATGTTTTTCCTAATGCGGAATTAAAAATTTTCCTCACTGCATCAGTACAAGAACGGGCAAGACGAAGACTACAGGATCTCATCGAGTCTGGACAAGGAGACATTACCGTCAATCAACTCGAACAAGACATCCAACTGCGAGATTATCGAGACAGTCATCGTAAATTTGCCCCTCTGCAAAAAGCAACAGATGCGATTGAAATTATTACTGATGGCTTAACGATAGAAGATGTTACCGCTAAAATTATCACTCTTTATCGAGAAGTGGTCAAATGA
- the aroH gene encoding chorismate mutase: protein MDWKVRAIRGATTAKANTIEAIREAVIELLSEIETRNQLDPTDIISVIFTATPDLNVVFPAAIARERPNWDNVPLLDVQQMHVEGSLERCIRVLIHVNSPKPQAEMFHPYLRQAKNLRPDWSLTQLSSTPSASLPAPRY from the coding sequence GTGGATTGGAAAGTGCGGGCGATTCGAGGGGCTACCACAGCTAAGGCAAATACTATAGAGGCAATTCGAGAAGCGGTTATAGAATTGCTCAGTGAAATAGAAACCCGCAATCAACTCGATCCCACTGATATTATTAGTGTTATCTTTACGGCTACCCCCGATTTAAATGTTGTTTTTCCCGCAGCGATCGCTAGAGAACGACCGAACTGGGACAATGTTCCTTTATTAGATGTTCAACAAATGCACGTCGAAGGAAGTTTAGAGCGCTGTATTCGAGTCTTAATTCATGTTAATAGCCCTAAACCCCAAGCAGAAATGTTTCATCCCTATTTACGTCAGGCAAAAAATCTTAGACCTGATTGGAGTTTAACTCAACTCAGTTCTACTCCTTCTGCTTCTTTGCCCGCTCCTCGATATTAA